The genomic window GCAGCTAAATATATTAAGTTTCATGCCTTGGTGACAAGAAAGATGGTGGTAGCaagaatagaaacaataattaggGATTTAAAATATAGGTATGATATAGGGGGAGAAGAGCAGGGAGATTGTGAAGCAGCATTAGGTAAGGGAAAGCACACTAGACATCATAAATGCTAGGTCCTCAATCTGGATCTGCCATTAACTCACTGGAGACACTGAGAACATCTCCTCACCTCTGCATCCTAAGGCTCAACCTTGTAAATGAGAATTTTGACTCAAAGTTGGcatctaaagtctcttctaaatttggcattctttttttctggattatacatattgtatcatacaaaacacatttccatattattcatttttaggtGAATCtgataaaacccaaaccccaaaacatgtgtccaaataagcaagtgataaatcatacatTTTCATCTGCATGTGcactccaacagttatttctctgggaGTACGTAGAATTCTTTtcaataagtccctcagaattctcctggatcattgtattgctgtcagtagcaaagtctatcacattcgGTAGttctacaatattgcagttactgtgtgtaatgttcttctggttctgcttatttcactctgcatcaccaactctgacattctatgattcaaTGGGAAGTCAATTTTAGACATTCTCAATTTGAGATGCAGGCTAGAACATCTGCAATGAGTTGATAGGGAGGCAGTTCAACAGGCAGGTCGGGGTTAAAGGAATCAATTCTGAGTCATCTGCACAGAAATGACAACTGAACCCTTGGGAGTGGACAAGCTAGCTGAAGAAAAGTGGATAAACCATGTAAGCAAGCAATCAGTCAGTATTCATGAATTGGCTACCATGTGCCAGGGTGCTAGGCagagatacaaaaccaaaaatgtaacagtccttgctctcaaggagctcacattctattgagGAATATAACCAATATAGATATAAACTTATGCagagtaaatagaaaataaatgcaaagtagtttTGGGGAAAAGGGGATCAGTAGATGGAAAGATCAGGAAACATTTTGTGGGCAAGATGATGCTTTAGCTGAACCCcaaaggaagtcagggattctCTAGCCAGACAGGAGATGGTAGAGGATTCCAGATATGGAGGGTGAACAGTGTAAAGGTCTGAGGACCAATAAGAAATTTTGTATGTAGAGTGCAGAAAGGGAAATAACATAAATAAGCTTGGATAGTCAGGTTGGGTAAAGTTGAGAATGGCGtcaaaagtcaaaaagaaaaatttttattctGTCTCAGAGGTTATAGGGAACTTTCCCTTTTttgggaggtgtgtgtgtgtgtgtgtgtgtgtgcacgcgtgcACACATGCATGTGTGGAAACATGATCAGATCTATGTTTAAGGATCACTTTGACAACTATATCAACAGCTTCCctgtatttcattcatttttttaaaaatccaaccaTGATTCCAGCTTCCACTTAAGTACCACCTACATCTTCTAGGAAACCCTCCTACCTTCATCTCTCTGTTCTCTGAACTACACACTTAGAATCTGCACTATATACTCTAGCAGGTGCCTTATAGCATTTCCTAACTATTGACTCCCCACTTACTTCTCTGAAATTCAGGAcagtgttttctctttctttcttatgcCTTACAGGGCATATCAAAGGACTGGTCACATATCAGTTCTAGAAAAGAGAGAAGTTGAGAGAAGAAAAATTCCTGGAGCCAAATTTTAGGGAACAAAGgtcagaaagaggaaagaggggaataaaggccaaaaaaacagaagtagagagagaaggaagaaaggagagaaacagaTGAGTTCATGTTACAGAACTGAAAAATGGCCATCAAATAAGAATAGTGTACCAGAGAAAGGCTGTTAACCAGTACCAAAAGCTGTGGAGAGCTCAAGGAAGTTAAAGACTGAGAGAAAAAGACCATTTGATTTGGAGATTTCCTGATTACTGGAGAACTTGTAGAATGCCATTTCTGTAGTGATGGCATAGGGTACAGAGTGCAAGGGGCTGAAAgatgacagagagaggagagacaaggAGCACAGATGATACCTCTAGgaagtttaaaaacaaatgaaaagtggACAAGGGTGAAGAGAAGGGTGagggttttttcttttgctttgtttttgattgtttttgttttgtaggaTGAAGAGACCTGAATATGTTTATAAGTAGATAGAAAGGAGTCAGTAGATGTGGAGACAGTGAAAAGGACAAAGAGAATAATGCTTAATGGAGTCAGACCCTGGAAGGAACCAAAAGGGACAGGACCAAGAGCTCAGGTTTGGGGTAAGTTGGCAGGAAGTGAAGATCACTTCATTCTCTGAGATGAAAAGTGGAGAATGTGGATGGCAGAGGTTTGGCAGAATGGAGGAGAATAGGAGATCATGAGGAATGGCTTTGATATTCCCAGTGAAGCTGAGATCAAGGGATCTATTGTGAGCATGGGTGCTAAGGATGCTAGTGGTGACTTGAGGTgggaagagaaaatttggaatactTATTGTGGAGAATAAAGTGAGGAGATTCAAGGTAGCAATGGGAGGCAAAGGCCATAGCCCCTAATAATCCAAAAGTATAGTAAAGGAAGCTCAGGCCCTGCCTTGGGAGGACATTATCAAGGAAAAGGACTACAGATGGTCTTCAAGTATTTACAAGAGGCAATAATTTAGAACTtaggatggagggagaagagactgCTATCTCAACCTCTCCATATCACATCCATTTCTTCATATATTGCCCTTTATTCCAGTCTCCACTCAAGTTCCTcctaccttctccaggaagcaCCTCGACTTTGATCTCTCCCTCTTCTTACTTTCTACATACTCAGAAACTGTACTATACTCTCCTGCTGGTGTCTTGCACCATTGTCTAACTTTTCACTCTCCACTTAGTTCTCTGAAATCAaagacagtattttctccttccttcctatgaCTCACAGAGCTCTTGGGATTTCCTGCTGATGTCTTGTTCCCCAACATGTCCTGGGAGATCTTTATTATCTCTGTTCATCTTCTTATTGCACCTCCTAGACCACCTCACTTCTAATGGGTGAAGTCAGAGTTCTAACTCCTTTCCCCAAATCCCTGATAGCCAAGACTACCCATGAGAGGCAGAGGCTCTGAATCTCTCATTCAAGTTCAAAGATTCAGAATTATGAGGTTTCCCTGCAGTTCTCTCTCTCCTGTGACCATCTCCTTTTACTtgactacaacaacaacaacaaaaaaaaaggagccCCATAGTGTAGTGAAAAGAGCCCCTCTACTCAGAATAAGAACACCTGAGTTTGACCATTTTTCCTGCCATGCTATCTATAGCCTTTCCCTTTGAGAGCCTCAGGGTCCTGATTTGTAAAAAAGAGAGGGTTAGACCAGATCATCTCGAAGGACATAGAATTAAAGACTTCAAATTCTACATCCATTAGATTTAAAAGCCTTAGAAATCACAGAGtgcaataatttcattttatagatgagaaaagaaagaccCAGAGCATTTATGTCATTTTACCATAACAACTGATGTTGAGTATCTAGTGGGATTCAATCTCAGGTTTTTGTGATATCTAACCCAGCCCCTTAACAATCATATCACcctgctatttgtttttgttaaagtcctttccagattTCAATACTGATTGCAacaggtctcttccagctttaacattctatatttggTGGTTTAGAGGTCCCTTCCTGTtctgatattctatattctatgttttaaagttgtgttggcaaacctatggcacatatgctggagggactgctcccttccccctctccacagagcctgaggacatttctcacatcaaccccctcccccacccatcaTCTCAATGAGAGAGCTTTCACCCTCCCTGATATGAGGCAAGGGGGCAGCTCACTTGTGATGTGATGGTGCAGGttgagcactcagtctctaaaaggctcaccatcactgttctaaagTTTATTTTAGTTCTGGTATCCCATGATTCTGATTCTCAGTTACCTGTGGACAGAAGTAATAAGCCTAATGTATTTTCTGACTTTTGCCTTGTTACCTATAGCCTAGATTCTAGATCCCCaatcatttttcttctgaaaGAGAATTAGAACTAAGAGACATACGAGTAATTTGCTTTTGACTTTGAGGAAACCAGCTTTATTTCTCTAAACCTTATATTCCTCCTATGGAGAAGGGATAATCTGTGAGGCCCCTTCTTGCTCTATATCCCTATGAAATTACAGATCACCTAGCCTAAATCTCTCAGCTTTTAAAGACACTTAGAGAGaatgtgacttatccaaggtcacagagtgagGCAGTGGCAAGGCCAGAgctcatctttctgtctctcaattCTCATGCACTCTTGGTCACATTCCCACATATTAAGGAACAACTATTATCCCAGTCTTATGCTAGGTTCTATAGTGGacaggaaagaaggagaagacaTATCCATATCCTCAAGGAGCTACATGGGAAGTAAATAGTGAGAAAATGGAACCAGATACATTCTAGAGTGTGTGGTACAGACTCTGAGTTGTTGTATATCAGAAGGAAGTCATTGTGGGTTGAGGTGGTCCAGGAGGGCTTGCTAGAGGTGGTGGATTTTCAATTGGTCCTGAAAGGATGAGAAGGATAGGGAGAGACCAAGATAAGGTAGGCAATATTACATTTCAAAGCTGTTTGAGCCATTCTTGTCCCCAACATCTCCAGAAGATAAGTgtaggaagaggaagaatgatGAAATGCAAAGAGAAGGAAGACAGCGATATGGGAAGACAATAAGTCAAGGAAGCTAGATTGGTatggaagagttttaaaatacccttcccactctccttgCCACTTTTCTCCCATAATACTCATCTGAGTTAAGCAAATCTTTAGTTTCTCTAAGACAGGAGTGGGAACCCTCTGGCTTGACCCTGGGACTGAACTtcagttcaatttttttctggcaAGAGTATGACCCAATGGCTTCAGTCACAGGTAATGAAATCCATCTTGAATTTGTCCTATGAGGGCAACAAAACTGTATCATTCTGAGCACAATTTTGCGAATATTTGATAAAAGGGGTTGAAGATCTGTGAACAATACTAATTCATTTATGCCTATAGGAATTCATCATGGATTTTTTTACTCCTTTGTTATATTAAATAAGTAATATGTAACTGATTATATATTATCCTCACTAGAATCCAACTGGACAACAAACTGAATTTCATTGGGGGAAAAATggtttatgaaaataaatttatgcTGGTTCCAGACATAAGGCAGCTCTAGTCAAAGCTCATTTTTCATACATCGATTAAATTGTGTGTTATGTTAGAAAGACTCTctggactcagagtcaggagACATAGGTTCTCATCCTGACTGTAATTATATGGATTCTTTCCTAGGCCTCAGGATTCTCCTTttgtaaaagagaaatgaaggggAAAGACATGATCTCTAAGACCTCTGATGACTCTAACATGGTATGACTTCTAGACTTCACATTCCAGGGCAGCATTTCAGCATGTGGGTGCTAGTACACTGCCACTGGGCATTTTGAGACTCCGGGAATTATACAAAAGGGAGAGATCTCATGGTTTGAGTTTTAATAAAAGGAGCTCCTACTTCCTTAGCttttttatggtttacaaaatgcttttctcatAACAACTAGGCAATACAAGGACTATCATTCCCATAATCCAGAAGAGGAATATGAAGCCAAGAGAAGGGACACTTAATATTCAGAGCTAGCACAAGAATGTGGACCCTCTGAATCATGGTTCCGGTATCCTGCTACTATACTATATGAACACACCATTGCCTTCTCTACTTCCCGTGAGACCTGGGCCACCATGGCCCACTGCAGTAACCAAAGCATACCATCTCATAAGACTGTCTTCATACTGCTAGGCTTCCCAGCTCTTCAGGAGGCACCTCTCCCACTCTTCTTCACCTTCTTGGCCCTATACACTTTCATTGTTGTGGGCAATGTATTAATCCTAGTGGCTGTGGTTGGAGATCCCAGGCTCCACAAGcccatgtatttcttcctctgcaaCCTCTCAGCTGTAGATATCCTCTTTACAACCACCACTGTGCCCAAGATGCTGGCCATGTTCCGCTTCCAACATAATACCATCTCCTTCGAAGGCTGCTTCCTACAGATGTACAGCTTCCATTCCCTTGGGGTCATGGAATCTTTCATCCTGGTAGTCATGGCTTATGATCGCTATGAAGCCATCTGCCACCCACTGCACTATCCTGTCCGTATGACTCCGCAGGCCAATGCCAGGCTGGCAGCAAGTGCCTGGGCTATGGCACTGATCATCCCCGCCCCAGTGATGGTGGAGACTTCACAGTTAGAATACACAGCCAGGGCCACAGTGGAGCATTGTTTCTGTGACCACCTTGCTGTAGTAAGGGCTGCCTGTCAGGATGCTGGGACTGAGCAGCAGACTTTTGTTGGCTTCTGCATTGCCATGAGTGTTTCATTGGTGCCTCTGTTCCTAGTTCTATTTTCCTATGGGAAGATCCTGGCTTCTATTCTAAGGATTGCCTCCCAGGAAGGTCGGGCCAAGGCCTTTTCTACTTGTACATCCCACCTTATGGTTGTTGGTACGTACTATTCATCCATTGCTGTGGCCTATGTGTCCTACCAAATGGAGATGGCCATTGACCTTCATGTGCTCAGCAATGTCATTTATGCCATCCTGACTCCCATGTTGAACCCCCTCATCTATACACTGAGGAACAAGGATGTAAAGGAGGCCATTAAGACAGTCTTTCAACatgtgttttctcatttgaagaaCCCTTAgccagtttattaaaaaaaatgcctaGGACTCTTATTAGACAACAAATTTAAGATGAGCCAACTTTCTGATATAGTGAATGGCtaatatagaatttttttaaatcttccctGTTGTACAGCATAGGCCTCAGCGCATTTACCGGCAGAGTCTGGGGCTGCTTTTTCCTTTGGCCAGAGTTCTCAGAAGCTTTCCAAGGTCTCTGACTGTCTGGGAGATAAACATATTTCTATGAGATTAACACTTGTCTCATAGAATGTGTTGTCTTCATGATTCATGATTAAATTTTGAGACATTTTCCCAGACCATTTCTGGGGGCTGGGGATCTTGGCCAGGTTGCTGAGACCCTGGAAGCAGCGATGCAAACTACAGTTGGTAAAACGCCTTCTTTGTTTTGGGGTCAATAAAAATTCCCTTCTGGAAAGTAGACTTTGGAGCCTTGCCCATTGAAAAGGATATTTTTGCCCGGAACTTTCCTGAATGGGACCTTGAAAGCTGAGACTTGGGATCTCCCTCCGTTGGAATATTCAGGTGTTTGTGTTTCCCCCATTTGGTGatgtatctttcttttctttctctctttctctctcattagtACTACTGTTTCTATATTCCTTTATGCTTTCTGATTGATTTGTTTATGCTTTCTGTTGTAAGCTAAATTGATAGatcttttcataaaaataataaatctatttctttttaccCTTTTAACTAAAAATACTGTGGAGAAACCTATCTTATTGTAGTAGTAAATCTCAAATCACAAATAGTTAAGCAGCTGCATATGTAACACCTTAATGTTACATGTGGCAGTCAAAAAGCACATGCATTCTTAGACCACACTAAGAGAGACTAAATATCCTAAAGAAGCAAGGTCTTCTTTTCTCTACCTTCATCAAACCCCATGTTGTATATTGCTTTTGGATTAGGCTGTCatgttttaggaaggatattgtcAAATTGGAAAGTGGCCAAAGGAAGGCAACCAAGATAGAGCAATGGAACAGAAAGGCATTTAATGTGGGGGATGATTGAAGAACTTGAGAATGTTTAGTCTAAAGTAGACTTGGGGGaatattcttttcttaaaatagttggaagaaatgaggaagaggggtttgatttttcttcttatacCCAGAGAAAAGAACAAGACACCAGTCAGAAAGGACTGATGTAACTACTTTCTACATGCAAGGCACTGGGActgcaaagaaaaaagatgaaaaaattcctgccctcaaggaacttatgttctgCTGGGCAGAAAAAACATGTACTCAGATAAagcaatacaaatataaatatattggagtgtgtgtgtgtgtgtgtgtgtgtgtgtgtgtgtgtgtgtgtgtgtacatatatataaagtaattacAGGACAGAAAGTAGCAATAGCCTAGAAGGACCAGGCTTATATGGGATGTGACACTTGacctaaatctttttttaaacccttaccttctgtcttggaatcactactgtgtattgcttccaagcagaagagttgtaagggctaggcaatgggggttaagtgatttgtcaagggtcatacagctgggaagtgtctgaagccagatttgaacccaggacctcccatctctaggcctggctttcaatctactgagctgccccTTTTGACCTAAATCTTGAATGAAAACTAGGTAATCTAAGGGAAAGGGTGAAGGGGAAGAATATTCCTGTCATGGACAATAGCCAGTGTAAATCATGTATGTAGGAATTGAGGATGATCTACAGGGAATGGCAAGTAGGTGATTTCAATTAAAGCATAGAGTTCATTGAAGGGAAGCAATGTGAAGTCAGTCTGGAAAGATAAGTTGGTGATAGGTTGTGAAAGGCTTTCTCAacagaagaatttgtattttattttggaggaAAGATGGAGCCACAGAAAACTGTTGAGTAGAAGAATGAAATGGTCAGTACTctgctttataaatattgattTGACAGTTGAATGGAAGATGAATTCAAGAAAGCAACAACTAGAGGCTGATTAGGAGGCTACTGTACTATTGCAGGACAAAGGTGAAGAGTTCTTTAAGTAGGGTGGTGGCCATGTGattgaagagaagggaagagatattAAAGATATTGTGAAGGCAAAATTGATAAGACTTGACAAgctgagacagagaggaagacttGAGGTTCAGTGTTAGACAAACTTATTAACCATTAGTGTGGCTCCAAAAGCAGAACAGATTAATTACTAGAGGTCTgtaaggaaaaagatatgaacaacTGTCAAGAATGATCTACAAAGGAATCTTTTTCATGCATTGTTTAGACTCTCaaacctttgaggtcccttctaatgcAGAGACTACTTTATTCTTAAAGTCCTCATGGGAAATTCATTCtctatgggaagggaagagacaTATCCTGGGAATTGAAACAGCCTCTGGGAAAGGTCTCAGAGACTTCTAGATGACTGGTCTGGTCGGGTCACTGAGGATAGCTCAGGATGATGACTGTCTACCTCCATATTGGGAGGCTATCCAGGGTcttgtgactgtgaaaatatggtttcaagattttgaattgccaaaactgtaaaagataatttttagtgtcttgagttaaatcaaaaataagtggtcgccatgggaaaaaattcccaaatatgaaatacccaagtcagctggatttcatggagattttaattaatacaaatgaaggaattaagggaagggaaagagacagagtaagagggaaaagtaggaaaaggctagggcctaggcctttctcttaagagagaaactaagtcaatctttaatcactcaccacaagattttgtcccaagcaaaattctagtgttcagagagaccagcTCCTATTCACCTTCCAAAGCTGAACTCTGTCCAGAGCCCTCAAGctccttctttttaaagaaaattctctcttgtgtcacctcccctaaattttcacatctaccaatcacaatagatgcttttcctaggactgcccattcttagtttttaccactctttagttctcaccttctctgggtagatgatatcttctgagtacttcacacctctttgctaagcttgccctttgtaagttgcttgaccatttagtgattaatttgaccttcataggtacttagcacccttttgtattatatctaaaaatagacctagcttaagggcttttgcctcactgtTAGTATGGactggggactttttctcattgttccatcaggagtttataactttatcttcccctaaagtatgcctaagtatgggtggagtaatgttagagctcccaatacattcctgaccaagtaccttcattgtttaatatggggaataaccttaaccaaatgttccaaggtagactctgagaaattttaagattcaatcactcctgatgatcattgggagactaggcTTCCCATtgataatttaacataatcatcttgtagtcataaacacacttctaactacagattcatacaatattcaattttctaaggagaaattatagtagtgaaggagaaatagaaatgaaagaaagcaaaaccaatgttttgctaggcacattgacagaaagccaaattaaggGGCAGTTCCCTTAGCATAAAAGtgtatatttacaaataaatgttcaatcaaactttgGTTCAAttaaccatatccaaagttcattcttgatcttcttgatgtagtgtgggttttctgaCTTCTTTCTGCAATAGttaattctctggatttaggagttagcaaacttcttccttgaagatgttttctcgaacaaaatcaaaatcttggattttatattaaaatacaatctcaaacaaaaaatctaaaatcttggattttaaattaaaatacagtctcCCTTACTCTAGTCTTTAAGAGCCCATCAGAGGCAAGGGTGCTAATACTGCAGGAgtcaggggaagaagagaaagggttaccccacccacccactcacCCACTTTTTATTCTGAGAAGTTTATCAGTTCACCCTAATCCTTCCATGTGGACACATTGGcttaaaggttgctgattgaaATGAATAGATCATTCAACTGATGGTATATTTGGTGTATCATGttgtatattgtgtgtgtgtgtgtgcgtgtgtgccaTCTTTCTGTCCGACCCTCAAGGCAACATCAAGCcaagaaacatttactaagtagttactatgtgcaaagccctggaataaaaatacaagtaaaaagagTCAGTtctattctcaaggagtttacattttacccatgtaattttattcattctaatggagagaatgacagaaaaggaaatgtaaaGGTACCTGGTGAGGCGGCATAATGGTGAAGTATGGAGGAGGGcagcctggagaggaatgaagagatATCCAACCCAGTTCCTTCCTTCAATGGAACCTCTGGAAAAAACTATCTAATTAACTGAAAGGGTTTGAGGAGCAAAAGGTACTTCTGAAGTGTGATTTcaaggatgaaaatgatcttctaGGATGAAGAAGTTTTGTGGTGTATGTAACTCCCCCCTCAAATGGAAGGTGTTCTGAGCACAAGACCTGTGCCACCCCACCTCAGACTGGGACTCACCCAGAGAAGGAGCCATGTCTCCTCCCTTCAGACTGAAAGTTCCCTATGGACAGAAAGTATGCAAATATACGTTCTCAGACAGGGATTGGATTTCTTATATATTCTTCAGGACTCCACTCCCAACCTCCCTAcctcataacaataataatgacctATGTCTCACCAAGATGACATCCCAGGCCCCAGTGTCACCTGGGTATCAGTTTTGGTTAGAGTATTTTTAGCAGTGAGGATGCGTTTTTTCAGAACTATTCCTACCCTCTCACATGGTTCCACATGAAATTAAGAATATTTATGATATAATTAACCAGGGTTCCAGGTTCAGTCTGGGACAAGTGTCAAGGCTCATTCTAGAATTGGGATCAGGGTTTAGCCTGGGGTTAAATATAGGG from Monodelphis domestica isolate mMonDom1 chromosome 4, mMonDom1.pri, whole genome shotgun sequence includes these protein-coding regions:
- the LOC100012424 gene encoding olfactory receptor 2AT4-like translates to MAHCSNQSIPSHKTVFILLGFPALQEAPLPLFFTFLALYTFIVVGNVLILVAVVGDPRLHKPMYFFLCNLSAVDILFTTTTVPKMLAMFRFQHNTISFEGCFLQMYSFHSLGVMESFILVVMAYDRYEAICHPLHYPVRMTPQANARLAASAWAMALIIPAPVMVETSQLEYTARATVEHCFCDHLAVVRAACQDAGTEQQTFVGFCIAMSVSLVPLFLVLFSYGKILASILRIASQEGRAKAFSTCTSHLMVVGTYYSSIAVAYVSYQMEMAIDLHVLSNVIYAILTPMLNPLIYTLRNKDVKEAIKTVFQHVFSHLKNP